The SAR324 cluster bacterium region AAACAGTACTTGGGCAAGCTGGACAGGTTTTATAGCTCAGTCCTTGCAGAAGCCTGAATTTATAGGATTTGGAAAATTCGAGACCATTGACGCATAGTTTAGGTGAAGTGCCCTCTTTCATGGCTACAGAAAAATTTGAGATCGCTTCACCTTTTGAAAAAATACGCAGGTATGGAAGAATTTGGTCAATTTGAAAGTTTAGTAGGGTTCCTAAAGACTGGTGGTAAAATCCTGAACAAACCCTAGCTCCACTTTCTGATTCTACCGACTGAAGAGGGCTGAATCCTAATTCTTTATTAGTAAGGAATACTTCAAAATTTGTAAAATCAGGATTCATACCTGGACTTTATAAATAGATGTGAAGAATTTACCACATAGGATTAATTCCAATGGTACATCAATTATCCTAAGAGCGCGGGCCTGAGCACCCAGATTAGAAATTAATCCGCTACTAGTCTGAGCCTTTTTTATGACATCAAGAATTGAATTTTTGGGCAGAATTTAAGCTGAAAAAAAGAAAATTACACATATATTTTCTTAAATTTTTATATTTTACTAACAAGAAAAGAGATTATTTGATGAAAAGTTTTTTCGTTTTGATTCTGGTAATCTTTATACAAAACTGTGCATATCAAACTAATGACCAATTAAATTTAACTTCAACATTAAAAATTGAAAATACATCTGGAACTGCTCTTACAGGACTTTACATTTGGGAAGATGGTGAAGAAAATGGCTCTAATCAAATTGAGCTAGCATACGGTTTAACTGGCTTAGCATCTGGGGAAAAGGCTTTTGCTTACCCGATCGATAATTGTGATAAAAATTACAATATTAGAGTAGATTTTTACAGGGGGATTACGTTACTACCCTTACCATATACAGCTACTGCATATTTCGAGTGTAACAGGACAGTAATCTGGAGAATTACCGGAGAGAGTGAAGGACAAATCATCTACAAGTAATTGAAAATCATCCAACTCTGCTACTAATTAGGTAATCCGATAATTCATTTAGGATGTTTCTTGAGGAGTGTTTTGGCAAACTATTCAGAGTTTTATCTGCAGTGGTTTTCCACTTAGCACACTCTTTCTCAACGCTATTATGGGATTTCTTTTCTGATACTTTTTCAATAACCCACTCAACATCATCATCCAAAGTCTCCTCCGCAGGTTTTAGAAGGATGGTCTTTAATTTTTCTGAATCCATCTTGTTAAGATTTTCCAACATGTGAATAGTAATCAAGGTTCGTTTACCCTCTCTGATATCACCCCCTCGCTCCTTTCCATATTCTTTTGATTCGCCAGCATTCTCCTCTAGGTTCAATAGATCATCTCTGATCTGGAAACCTATACCCAGAGCTTCCCCAAAGTCACCTACTTTTTCTAAAATATCGGGAGGAGCGTCTGCGATCATTGCTCCCAACTGACATGGGCCTTTGCCAGAATAGACTCCGGTTTTTCTTCGAATCATTTCAAAGTATTCTGCACTTGTGGGAAAGTGATTGTTGGCAACCCAACCAATATCATAGGCCTGCCCCTCAAAAGTGGCTCTGAAAACTTGATTGAATAAACTGATTATGTCCAAGGTTTTTTGATCACCGAATCTCTCCCGATTAGTCAACAAAATCTCGTATACCATCCCGAATAAGCTATCTCCTGCATTGATGGCCAACGGAATTCCGTGAAGGTGATGAAGTGTTGGTTTTCCACGCCTAAAGAGGGAAGAATCCTCAATGTCATCATGAATCAATGCAAAGTTATGAAATAGTTCAAGTGCCACTGCTGAAGGGAGTGCGTCTTGGTAGGAAGCTCCGAACCACTCAGCACATAAAAGGAGTAGGGCGGGTCGAAATCGCTTTCCTCCCCTTAATGGGTAGTCCTTTTGGATAGAATATAGCTCTTTGTTTGGTTCCATTGATGGAAGAACCTCCAGCGTTGCTCGTTCTATTTCAGCAGAAGCACGCTTGAGAAAATCTTCAAGATTTCCGGATTCGGTTAGTTTAGAACCACTCATGCTCTGTTCTCCATAAACTCATACGAGAAGAGTTCTCCATCTGCTTCCCCTCCGAAGACCTTTGTCACTCCTCCTTTCATGATTATTTGAAAATCTTCCTGAACAATAATTTGGAGAGTTCCCCCAGGCATATGTACTGTTGATTCCCGATCGCACCAATCTAGTTTTCTGGCTACTGCTGCGGCTGCACTTGAACTACTTCCAGAAGCTAGCGTATACCCAGCACCTCTTTCCCATATTTCCAATTTGAGATTTTTACGATCCAAAATCTCCAAAAACTGAACATTCGATCGATTTGGAAAAATGAGATTGTTCTCAATCATGGGCCCAAATTTTTTAGCCATTTCTGGACTGGTTTGTTCTGTTCGGATCACGCAGTGAGGGTTACCAATTGTTGCAGCACTGAATTCAAGAACCTGATCTCCAATCAGTAATTCTTCTTGCAAAACTTCTCTTGAATCCCCCTTCACAGGAATCAAGTTACTGGCAAATGAGACTTTTCCCATTGAAACAGTCACTTCTTGACCATCTGGATGAACCGTTGCCTTAACTACTCCACCTTTAGTGTTGACCTGAAAACTGGCATTTGAAGCAACTAGATGCTGATCCCAAAGATAGCGGCAAAAGATCCTAAGACCATTTCCACTCTTTTCCGCCTCACTCCCATCTGGATTAAAGATTCTAAGGTTAAAATTTTCTTTCCCCTCTACTTGATTGAATGGCCCCCACAATATTCCATCTGAGCCAATTCCAAGGTTTCGGTGGCAGATTCGACGAATTACATCAGGTGAAGGGACTGCGTCAAAATTCTTTGGATCTAAAACTAGATAGTCGTTGCCAAGCGCATGATATTTATGAAATTTCATTTATTGACGAAGATTTGATGGATAGATTAACGACCTAAAAGAGTTGATTGATCAGAATGTTCTAAATTCTTAAAACGCTTTACTAGGGGAAGAAGTCGAAGGGGAAGAGTTGATTCCAGTTCTTGAGCTCTTTTCTGAACAGTGGATAAGAGAATCTGATTTGATTGGGCATGACCGTAGAGAATTGAATTGGTCATCACACCAGTTTTTGCCTCAATTAGCTGACCACAGAGCCCATGCCAGAGTTCCTTTTGAAGTGAAAAGAGTCTAAACTGATTCCAAAAATTACCTACCAACCATCCATCTGCAGTGAGTAATTCCTGCAGCTGTAGTAAGAGGCTTGTCGAATCAAAGCAACTCGATGCACCAGAATGATCGAAGGCATCAAGAAAAATCAGGTCATAGGGACCATTCAAATCGTTGATACTCTCTGTAACATCTATAGGCAGCACCTTGAGTCTGGAATCATTTGGAAGCCCAAAGTGTTCATACGCAGCATCGATCACTAGCGGGTTGATTTCAGTCGCAGTTTGCTGGATTTCTGGAAAATGATGGAAGAGAAAATTTGCTACAGATCCACCACCCAAACCAATATGAAGCACATTTTCTAGTTGCGGCACCAAAGCAAT contains the following coding sequences:
- a CDS encoding polyprenyl synthetase family protein, whose product is MSGSKLTESGNLEDFLKRASAEIERATLEVLPSMEPNKELYSIQKDYPLRGGKRFRPALLLLCAEWFGASYQDALPSAVALELFHNFALIHDDIEDSSLFRRGKPTLHHLHGIPLAINAGDSLFGMVYEILLTNRERFGDQKTLDIISLFNQVFRATFEGQAYDIGWVANNHFPTSAEYFEMIRRKTGVYSGKGPCQLGAMIADAPPDILEKVGDFGEALGIGFQIRDDLLNLEENAGESKEYGKERGGDIREGKRTLITIHMLENLNKMDSEKLKTILLKPAEETLDDDVEWVIEKVSEKKSHNSVEKECAKWKTTADKTLNSLPKHSSRNILNELSDYLISSRVG
- the dapF gene encoding diaminopimelate epimerase, which encodes MKFHKYHALGNDYLVLDPKNFDAVPSPDVIRRICHRNLGIGSDGILWGPFNQVEGKENFNLRIFNPDGSEAEKSGNGLRIFCRYLWDQHLVASNASFQVNTKGGVVKATVHPDGQEVTVSMGKVSFASNLIPVKGDSREVLQEELLIGDQVLEFSAATIGNPHCVIRTEQTSPEMAKKFGPMIENNLIFPNRSNVQFLEILDRKNLKLEIWERGAGYTLASGSSSSAAAAVARKLDWCDRESTVHMPGGTLQIIVQEDFQIIMKGGVTKVFGGEADGELFSYEFMENRA